A region of Paenibacillus sp. JNUCC-31 DNA encodes the following proteins:
- a CDS encoding TerD family protein, with translation MTISLAKGQRIDLTKTNPGLTRVVVGLGWDTNKYSGGVDFDLDASAFLLHEDGKAKGTDDFVFYNNPTGGAGSLTHTGDNRTGEGEGDDEQIIVDFSKVPANITRIGITVTIYDYEARAQNFGQVSNAFVRVVDASNEREVLRYDLGEDFSTETAVVFCEFYRSGADWKFQAIGSGFAGGLAALCQNYGLDAQ, from the coding sequence ATGACAATTAGCTTGGCTAAAGGACAGCGTATTGATCTAACGAAAACGAACCCTGGCTTGACACGGGTTGTCGTAGGCCTTGGATGGGATACCAATAAATATAGCGGTGGAGTCGACTTTGACTTGGATGCTTCTGCATTTCTGCTTCATGAAGATGGCAAAGCCAAAGGTACGGACGACTTCGTCTTTTACAACAACCCAACGGGTGGTGCAGGTTCATTAACGCATACTGGGGATAACCGTACAGGCGAGGGAGAAGGCGATGATGAGCAGATTATCGTGGATTTCAGCAAAGTCCCTGCAAATATTACTCGGATTGGCATTACCGTAACCATTTATGATTATGAAGCGCGCGCACAGAATTTCGGTCAGGTGTCCAATGCGTTTGTTCGCGTTGTAGATGCGTCCAATGAGCGAGAGGTTTTACGTTATGATCTGGGCGAAGACTTCTCCACCGAGACAGCTGTTGTATTCTGTGAATTCTACCGCTCGGGTGCGGATTGGAAGTTCCAGGCGATCGGCAGCGGTTTTGCTGGCGGACTTGCAGCTCTGTGTCAGAACTACGGATTGGACGCCCAATAA
- a CDS encoding TerD family protein — protein MAVTVVKGQKTDLTKTNPGLSRLTVGIGWDSSSALELDTSAFLLGAGGKVSGDEDFIFYNQPTTAFITYKDTPQQTDKKQFDIDLSKIPARIEKIAFSLTIYEGESRNQSFGQVQHTYIRFGNANSGQEALRYDLASGFTVETAIVIGELYRHNGEWKFNAVGSGFAGGLNALCGNFGVSVESDTSASQPVPPTPQPPAPKPPAPPAQPPQPKIELNLNKIELKKKGDTINLKKNSGGLGEILINLNWNQQTSRGLFGRNKSVDLDLGCLFEMKDGSKGVIQALGESFGSLNRYPYISLDGDDRTGSVRTGENLRINGAHISDIKRILVFTYIYEGVTNWSQADGVVTINQKDGPDIIVRMNEYGSSLGMCGIAMFRNVNDETFSIERIVQFYNGHRALDEAHGWGMRWTAGSK, from the coding sequence ATGGCTGTAACTGTCGTCAAAGGGCAAAAGACGGACTTGACCAAAACCAATCCCGGGCTTTCCCGTCTTACGGTTGGTATTGGCTGGGACTCTTCCTCAGCTCTTGAACTTGATACATCTGCATTCCTTCTTGGTGCTGGCGGTAAAGTGTCAGGTGATGAAGATTTTATCTTTTATAACCAGCCGACAACGGCATTTATTACGTATAAAGACACACCTCAGCAGACCGATAAAAAGCAATTTGATATTGATCTGAGCAAAATCCCTGCTCGTATTGAGAAGATTGCGTTCAGTCTGACGATTTATGAAGGTGAGTCCAGAAACCAAAGCTTTGGACAGGTTCAGCATACCTATATCCGCTTTGGGAATGCCAATAGTGGACAGGAAGCATTGAGATATGACTTAGCCAGTGGGTTTACAGTCGAGACGGCGATCGTCATTGGCGAGTTGTACCGACATAATGGAGAGTGGAAATTTAATGCGGTGGGTTCCGGTTTTGCTGGCGGACTGAATGCCCTGTGCGGCAATTTTGGAGTGAGTGTAGAGAGTGATACTTCAGCTTCACAGCCTGTTCCTCCAACACCCCAGCCGCCCGCACCGAAGCCTCCAGCTCCACCTGCTCAGCCGCCTCAACCCAAGATTGAACTGAACCTTAACAAGATTGAACTGAAGAAAAAGGGCGACACGATCAACCTGAAGAAAAATTCTGGCGGACTTGGGGAGATTTTAATTAATCTCAACTGGAATCAACAGACCAGCCGAGGGTTATTCGGGCGAAACAAGAGTGTGGATCTGGATCTCGGTTGCCTGTTTGAAATGAAGGACGGTAGTAAAGGAGTCATCCAGGCACTGGGAGAATCATTCGGGTCTTTGAACCGATATCCATACATTTCGTTGGATGGAGATGACCGAACAGGGTCCGTGAGAACTGGAGAGAATTTACGCATTAACGGTGCGCATATCTCCGATATCAAGCGCATTCTGGTGTTCACTTACATTTATGAAGGGGTTACGAATTGGTCACAAGCCGATGGCGTAGTCACGATCAACCAGAAAGACGGACCTGATATTATCGTGCGCATGAATGAATATGGAAGCTCCTTGGGAATGTGTGGAATTGCTATGTTCCGCAACGTAAATGATGAGACGTTCAGTATTGAGAGAATTGTCCAGTTCTACAATGGACACCGTGCCCTGGATGAAGCCCATGGGTGGGGAATGCGCTGGACTGCCGGCAGTAAATAA
- a CDS encoding TerC family protein, which produces MLSDFFKSISENYGHFFSWTEIVATLSDPVSWGIIGSLILLEGLLSADNALVLAVMVKHLPKEQQKRALFYGILGAYIFRFIAIGLGTFLVKITLIKVLGALYLLYIAYKGLFKSQAEEDQEGKQYSFWKTVLMVELMDIAFSIDSVIAAFGISEQIWVLFLGGIIGVLMMRGVAQVFLKLIDKFPELEKAAFVLIAIISVKMMLSAFGIHISNVIFFSLLIAVFAGAMLLSSARRKKENKGQA; this is translated from the coding sequence ATGTTAAGTGATTTTTTCAAAAGTATTAGCGAGAACTATGGCCATTTTTTCTCTTGGACCGAGATTGTGGCTACGCTCTCTGACCCTGTAAGTTGGGGGATTATTGGTAGTCTGATCTTGCTGGAAGGGCTTCTATCCGCAGATAATGCGTTAGTGCTGGCCGTTATGGTTAAACATTTGCCTAAAGAACAACAGAAGCGCGCGTTGTTTTATGGTATTTTGGGAGCTTATATTTTCAGGTTTATTGCCATTGGGCTGGGGACATTCCTCGTCAAGATTACCTTGATCAAGGTGCTTGGAGCGTTATACCTCTTGTACATTGCCTACAAAGGACTATTCAAGTCTCAGGCAGAGGAAGATCAGGAAGGCAAGCAATATTCATTCTGGAAAACCGTGCTTATGGTCGAGTTGATGGATATTGCTTTCAGTATTGACAGTGTTATTGCAGCATTTGGTATCAGTGAGCAGATTTGGGTACTCTTCCTCGGAGGCATTATCGGGGTGCTCATGATGCGTGGTGTTGCACAGGTTTTCCTTAAACTCATTGACAAGTTCCCTGAACTGGAAAAAGCAGCATTTGTCCTTATTGCTATTATTTCAGTGAAAATGATGTTGAGTGCTTTTGGTATCCATATCTCAAATGTGATCTTCTTCTCATTACTGATTGCTGTATTTGCTGGAGCCATGCTCCTCAGTTCTGCCAGAAGAAAAAAAGAAAACAAAGGTCAGGCCTAA
- a CDS encoding HpcH/HpaI aldolase/citrate lyase family protein produces MNSEEEETLFFSSPVSFSHRTSKEILAYAVGAALYMPATRPHIADDIMNGKHEGLTTIIIDLEDAVGDEQVEFAEQCLAQHLTLVAEYMETGMLLSSRMPLLFVRVRSPEQLERLFEILGERISLLTGIVLPKFNCENGRAYLQLVHEYNQQKSSAHAILYAMPILETAEVIYRETRWDTLLQLKQIVDEYAQYVLNIRIGATDFSSLFGLRRSPELTIYDIATIRDCISDIINLYGRVDNGYVISGPVWEYFSQRERVFKPQLRQTPFEESLGKTGRNLRMKYISNSMDGMMREVMMDKENGIIGKTIIHPTHIKPVQAMYVVTHEEFMDAQSIVARNDGSLGVFKSVYTNKMNEIKPHLSWAKRILIRSQIYGVLHEQQHFVGLLPKHEPTYVSYS; encoded by the coding sequence TTGAACTCAGAGGAGGAAGAAACGTTATTTTTTTCTTCGCCCGTATCGTTTAGTCATCGAACCTCCAAAGAAATACTGGCATACGCTGTTGGGGCTGCTTTGTACATGCCGGCTACCCGTCCGCATATTGCGGACGATATTATGAACGGTAAGCATGAAGGACTCACGACCATCATTATTGATCTGGAAGATGCTGTAGGAGATGAGCAAGTTGAGTTTGCGGAACAATGTTTGGCCCAGCATCTTACACTAGTTGCAGAGTACATGGAGACGGGAATGCTGCTTTCCAGCAGAATGCCTTTGCTTTTTGTACGGGTAAGATCTCCAGAACAGTTGGAACGTCTTTTTGAAATACTGGGTGAACGGATATCCCTGCTGACAGGTATTGTCCTGCCGAAGTTCAACTGTGAAAATGGACGTGCTTATTTGCAGCTTGTTCACGAATATAATCAGCAGAAAAGTAGCGCACATGCAATCCTATACGCCATGCCAATTTTGGAGACAGCGGAAGTGATCTACCGTGAGACGCGCTGGGATACATTGCTCCAGTTGAAGCAGATCGTGGATGAGTATGCACAGTATGTACTGAACATTCGAATTGGAGCGACGGATTTCTCAAGCCTCTTTGGACTGAGAAGAAGTCCGGAACTCACCATATATGATATTGCAACCATTCGTGATTGCATATCTGACATTATCAATTTATATGGACGCGTAGACAATGGTTATGTGATATCGGGTCCAGTCTGGGAATATTTTAGCCAGCGTGAACGAGTGTTTAAGCCGCAATTAAGACAGACACCATTTGAGGAATCACTGGGCAAGACAGGCCGGAATCTCAGAATGAAATATATTTCGAACTCCATGGACGGAATGATGCGTGAAGTCATGATGGATAAGGAGAACGGTATTATAGGAAAAACAATCATTCATCCGACACATATCAAGCCCGTTCAGGCAATGTATGTTGTTACCCATGAAGAGTTCATGGATGCACAAAGCATTGTAGCTCGCAATGACGGAAGTTTAGGGGTTTTCAAAAGCGTGTATACCAACAAAATGAACGAGATCAAGCCGCACTTGAGTTGGGCTAAACGAATTTTAATCCGATCACAAATATATGGGGTGTTACATGAACAGCAACATTTTGTCGGGCTCTTGCCCAAACACGAACCAACTTACGTTTCCTATTCTTGA
- a CDS encoding phosphoribosyltransferase family protein, with translation MNSNILSGSCPNTNQLTFPILDQFNVTIEATHNPLEIPLENLFSMAARLNKKRSFLFVSKLLGKHIAVNPYTSLLSGAALAVLLYEDLSHGEDKRISEWKQRMVHGLTDPDQAREAYEYLMDVGMTLPEEVKFVGFAETATALGHSMYELFSDHATYIHSTREYLPEIEPHIQFEEEHSHAMSHRCYALDSESLAEGGPLVLVDDEMTTGNTTLNIIRDIQRTYPRKKYYIASLLDWRTDADEQRFSALENELGITITPLCLLKGKIQVMGEPLIDASREKLVYEPSSSISVLSVAGEMEQWAAVSADSEGNRSSIPYLRYTGRFGIHSAHNPVLSSGISRIAALLREKRKGQRTLVMGTGEFMHIPMRVAAEMGDGVLYQSTTRSPIYPVNYPGYAVIAGEGYASPEDPAVQNYIYNVSPGQYDEIFVLMERHMSEVHMQPMMDVLSRLGCKQIYVVYCGVPQEG, from the coding sequence ATGAACAGCAACATTTTGTCGGGCTCTTGCCCAAACACGAACCAACTTACGTTTCCTATTCTTGATCAGTTCAATGTCACGATTGAGGCTACCCACAATCCTTTGGAAATCCCACTGGAGAATCTATTCTCCATGGCGGCTCGCTTGAATAAAAAGAGATCATTTCTCTTTGTCAGTAAGTTACTTGGCAAGCATATTGCCGTCAATCCCTATACCTCGCTATTAAGCGGGGCTGCCCTAGCCGTTCTTCTGTATGAAGATCTAAGTCACGGAGAGGACAAGCGCATTTCAGAATGGAAACAACGGATGGTTCACGGATTGACAGACCCGGATCAAGCTCGAGAGGCTTATGAGTATTTAATGGATGTCGGAATGACTTTGCCTGAAGAGGTGAAATTCGTCGGTTTCGCCGAGACAGCCACTGCTCTCGGTCACAGCATGTACGAATTATTCTCTGATCATGCAACGTACATTCATTCTACAAGGGAGTATCTGCCTGAAATAGAGCCTCATATTCAATTCGAAGAGGAGCATTCTCATGCGATGTCTCATCGCTGTTACGCATTGGACTCCGAATCACTCGCAGAGGGTGGACCTCTTGTCCTTGTGGATGATGAGATGACAACGGGCAATACAACATTGAACATTATTAGGGATATCCAGCGCACTTATCCGCGCAAGAAATATTATATCGCTTCTTTGCTGGATTGGCGCACAGATGCGGATGAGCAAAGATTCTCTGCGCTGGAAAATGAACTTGGAATAACAATTACACCATTATGCTTGTTAAAAGGGAAAATTCAGGTCATGGGTGAACCATTGATCGATGCTTCCAGAGAGAAACTGGTGTATGAACCCTCATCGTCGATAAGTGTTTTGTCTGTAGCAGGTGAAATGGAGCAATGGGCTGCTGTCTCTGCTGATTCGGAGGGGAATCGCTCGTCAATTCCCTATCTTCGATATACAGGACGGTTCGGAATTCATTCAGCCCATAATCCCGTTCTTAGTTCAGGTATTTCAAGGATCGCAGCTCTTTTGCGAGAAAAAAGGAAGGGCCAGCGCACCCTTGTTATGGGCACAGGCGAGTTTATGCATATTCCGATGCGGGTTGCAGCTGAAATGGGTGACGGGGTGCTGTACCAGTCCACGACTCGAAGTCCCATCTATCCTGTGAATTACCCGGGATACGCTGTTATTGCTGGTGAAGGATATGCTTCGCCAGAAGATCCGGCTGTCCAGAATTACATCTATAATGTATCCCCGGGGCAATATGATGAGATTTTTGTACTGATGGAAAGACATATGTCCGAAGTTCACATGCAGCCTATGATGGATGTATTGTCACGACTCGGATGTAAGCAAATATACGTGGTGTACTGCGGTGTTCCACAGGAGGGCTGA
- a CDS encoding cysteine protease StiP family protein — MNLSTIESMMKRKIKSPEPLGSYDSSDVVFLLKDLSNIHLEKETGEREHAIQSGVHYSEMLPVEYHPTDEYMELFHDTLAQSAEKVAMAAAVVAEMIVRKRGLDTVLVSLARAGTPIGILVKRYISMKYNVDMPHYSISIIRGKGIDENAILYIWQQHGLNAPIQFIDGWTGKGAIRKVLVEACAKMEARYGIRLNDDLAVLADPGQCSETYGTREDYLIPSACLNSTVSGLMSRTVLREDLIGPDDFHGAKWYKEWASSDLSVVFVDKVVDYFTKVEQEASLQADEALSHPSEVTWQGMEDIQAIQQAFGIQDVNLIKPGIGETTRVLLRRVPWKILIDRPNNPNLKHIMLLAEDRGVPVEVFPGLSYSCCGIIQSVRGDGE; from the coding sequence ATGAATTTATCTACGATTGAAAGTATGATGAAGCGCAAGATTAAATCCCCTGAGCCGCTGGGCAGTTATGACTCGTCCGATGTTGTGTTTTTATTAAAGGACTTAAGCAACATTCATTTGGAAAAAGAGACCGGAGAGCGTGAACATGCCATTCAGTCGGGTGTGCATTATTCGGAAATGCTACCCGTGGAGTATCACCCTACGGATGAATATATGGAGTTATTTCACGATACTTTAGCACAATCGGCGGAGAAAGTGGCTATGGCTGCTGCCGTGGTAGCAGAGATGATCGTGCGCAAGAGGGGATTGGACACCGTTCTGGTCTCGCTCGCTCGTGCAGGAACGCCAATTGGCATTTTGGTCAAACGTTATATTTCAATGAAATATAACGTGGATATGCCTCATTACAGTATTTCCATTATTCGCGGAAAAGGAATTGATGAGAACGCCATTCTATATATTTGGCAACAGCATGGATTGAATGCACCTATTCAATTCATTGATGGATGGACGGGTAAGGGGGCCATTCGTAAAGTACTGGTTGAAGCCTGCGCGAAGATGGAGGCGCGTTACGGTATTCGACTAAATGATGATCTGGCCGTGCTTGCTGACCCAGGCCAATGTTCTGAAACCTATGGCACTCGAGAGGATTATTTAATTCCGAGTGCTTGTCTGAACTCGACAGTGTCCGGTCTGATGAGTCGTACCGTACTACGGGAGGACCTCATTGGACCGGATGACTTCCATGGAGCCAAGTGGTATAAGGAATGGGCTTCTTCCGATCTGTCGGTTGTTTTTGTGGACAAGGTGGTCGATTACTTCACTAAGGTTGAACAAGAGGCATCCCTTCAAGCCGATGAAGCACTGTCTCATCCCTCAGAAGTGACTTGGCAGGGAATGGAGGATATCCAAGCCATTCAACAGGCATTCGGTATTCAAGATGTAAATCTGATCAAGCCGGGGATTGGAGAGACTACACGCGTACTTTTGCGTCGTGTACCTTGGAAGATCCTGATTGACCGCCCGAACAATCCCAATCTGAAACATATTATGCTGCTGGCAGAAGACCGCGGAGTCCCCGTTGAAGTGTTTCCTGGATTGAGCTACTCCTGTTGCGGTATTATTCAATCGGTAAGGGGGGACGGCGAATGA
- a CDS encoding HAD family hydrolase yields MIYASDLDQTLIYSRRSMGVSDDSSGLVPAEWIRGELSAFMSGDALHQLKTLPKDIFFIPVTTRTVEQYQRIRIFQQDVIPAYAITSNGGNILIDGEVDLSWNKYVRSQLQQHSVEAVEVRQMFGDVLNSDWVAGERLCDDLFFAFVIHRDRMPIEQVKEKIQALEALGWEASIQGRKLYLVPSGVNKRAAVEHVRQRIGNGPVIASGDSLLDRCLLDFADYAIAPRHGELYREKQRNSDLIPYQFTKQSGIFAADEILEYVRSIHHVAIGDAVS; encoded by the coding sequence ATGATCTATGCAAGCGATCTGGATCAGACCCTGATTTATTCTCGCCGCTCCATGGGCGTTTCCGACGATTCTTCGGGATTGGTTCCAGCCGAATGGATTCGGGGTGAGTTATCAGCCTTTATGTCAGGTGATGCGTTACATCAGCTCAAGACTCTCCCCAAAGATATCTTTTTTATCCCTGTAACTACACGGACCGTAGAGCAGTACCAACGCATTCGGATTTTTCAGCAGGACGTCATTCCGGCTTATGCGATAACGAGCAATGGGGGGAATATTCTGATTGACGGTGAAGTGGACCTGTCCTGGAACAAGTATGTCCGCTCTCAACTTCAGCAGCATTCGGTGGAGGCTGTTGAGGTGAGGCAGATGTTTGGCGATGTGCTGAACAGCGACTGGGTTGCAGGGGAGCGACTATGTGATGACTTGTTCTTTGCCTTTGTGATTCACCGTGACCGTATGCCGATAGAGCAAGTCAAAGAGAAGATTCAGGCTTTGGAAGCACTAGGATGGGAGGCCTCCATTCAAGGGCGCAAGCTATACCTTGTTCCTTCTGGAGTAAATAAGAGAGCTGCGGTAGAACATGTTCGGCAGCGGATCGGAAATGGTCCTGTTATTGCTTCAGGGGATTCTCTACTGGACCGTTGTCTACTTGACTTCGCAGATTATGCTATTGCTCCGCGCCATGGTGAACTTTACCGAGAGAAGCAGCGGAATTCTGACTTGATCCCTTACCAATTTACCAAACAATCCGGTATATTTGCCGCCGACGAGATATTGGAATATGTTCGTTCTATACACCACGTTGCGATAGGAGATGCTGTCTCATGA
- a CDS encoding ATP-grasp domain-containing protein translates to MNKTRIYFNRWFSVAYHYMNLIRNNEDGLAFEIYGTHSDPNNMALQGCDHAELEPKVTGREYVDFCLDFCRRHQINVFIPRLHMLDISKHVHLFEEIGTKVLVCTDTELLARLMEKDRFYESVRELGIMNIPDYFTVSNASQFKQAYEALSGSGHEVCFKPCNGEGGMGFRVIDNSRNPLEELFGHTQNRISFEDAFRAFSSVESFPNIMVMERLEGYEYSIDCLADSEGNLLAAVPRCKAGGRLRRLEEHTELLKVASDVAAAYRIPYNFNIQMKYRKETPKLLEINPRMSGGLHVSCLSGINFPYLAVKLALGYEVGPLYPQYGILGSHVEQPLIMDAQKVKNIKV, encoded by the coding sequence ATGAACAAGACCCGTATTTATTTTAATCGTTGGTTTTCGGTGGCATATCACTATATGAATCTGATTCGAAACAACGAAGATGGTTTAGCATTCGAGATCTACGGCACACATTCCGATCCGAACAACATGGCGCTTCAGGGATGTGACCACGCAGAGCTAGAGCCGAAGGTTACGGGAAGAGAGTACGTTGATTTCTGTCTGGATTTTTGCCGTAGACACCAGATTAATGTGTTTATTCCACGTCTCCATATGCTGGATATTAGCAAGCATGTTCACCTCTTCGAAGAGATTGGAACCAAAGTCTTGGTTTGCACAGATACAGAATTACTGGCGCGACTGATGGAGAAGGATCGTTTCTATGAATCTGTGCGTGAATTGGGAATTATGAATATCCCGGATTATTTCACCGTTAGCAACGCTTCACAGTTCAAACAGGCTTATGAGGCACTCTCTGGCTCTGGTCATGAGGTGTGTTTCAAACCATGTAACGGTGAAGGTGGGATGGGATTCAGGGTTATCGATAACAGTCGCAATCCGCTAGAGGAGTTGTTTGGGCATACCCAGAACCGCATCTCTTTTGAAGATGCATTCCGTGCATTTTCTTCTGTGGAATCCTTCCCCAATATTATGGTCATGGAACGACTCGAGGGGTATGAGTACAGTATTGATTGTCTAGCTGACAGTGAGGGGAATTTACTGGCGGCTGTCCCACGCTGCAAAGCAGGTGGGCGTTTAAGAAGGCTTGAAGAGCATACTGAACTATTGAAAGTTGCCAGTGATGTTGCTGCTGCTTATCGCATTCCTTATAACTTCAACATCCAGATGAAATATCGCAAGGAGACTCCGAAACTTCTGGAGATTAATCCACGAATGTCTGGAGGATTACACGTATCCTGTCTATCGGGAATCAACTTCCCTTATCTGGCTGTGAAGCTGGCTCTAGGTTATGAAGTAGGTCCCTTATATCCACAGTATGGTATATTGGGGAGTCATGTAGAACAGCCACTGATTATGGATGCGCAGAAGGTTAAGAACATTAAAGTTTAG
- a CDS encoding toxic anion resistance protein, which produces MATDYVPLKQEDEQRINQEATQLIQKVSQSDVFHLDTLMDDIGKLGVRTQEKAGQTLKMLDRPVNDLMSGNRAEVSNMILKLRDECESLQQSKNVSFVGRLLRKSPLKNYVYRYQSVRTNIDSIINGLRDGKDNLEESIVNMRQLKRSSIQEIYNLQTKIAFGNQLKGLFEAEIAKPENENRKAHLERGLRKVVTRTQSMTEMIMLYNQAIAATDIINDNNDKLIDSVNNAIDKTANLITVSAMIAMALNDQEKVISAVEATNKTIEDQFKENARLLRTTTEKTNDLLSKPSMSIESVNQAIGDLMSALDLSEQSNRRIIESCNDYTTKMTALNAGMSERLGLEAPKAAAIQGKGQPDANSLSSYLD; this is translated from the coding sequence ATGGCAACTGATTATGTTCCATTAAAGCAGGAAGACGAGCAGCGAATTAACCAGGAAGCGACCCAACTGATTCAAAAAGTTTCGCAGAGTGATGTATTTCATCTGGATACATTAATGGATGACATCGGCAAGTTGGGTGTAAGAACACAGGAAAAAGCCGGCCAAACGCTGAAAATGCTGGATCGTCCTGTGAATGACCTCATGTCCGGGAATCGGGCTGAAGTGTCTAACATGATATTGAAATTGCGTGATGAGTGCGAAAGTCTGCAACAGAGCAAGAACGTCAGTTTTGTAGGACGTTTACTTCGCAAAAGTCCCCTGAAGAACTATGTATACCGATATCAGTCTGTTCGAACCAACATAGACAGCATCATCAACGGGTTACGTGACGGGAAGGACAATTTGGAAGAGAGTATCGTAAACATGCGTCAGCTGAAACGTTCCTCGATCCAGGAGATATACAACCTGCAGACCAAGATTGCTTTCGGTAATCAGCTTAAAGGATTGTTTGAGGCAGAGATTGCCAAGCCGGAAAATGAGAACCGTAAAGCACATCTGGAGCGTGGATTGCGCAAAGTTGTTACACGTACACAATCTATGACTGAGATGATCATGCTGTATAATCAGGCGATTGCGGCGACAGATATCATTAATGACAACAATGACAAACTCATTGACTCCGTGAATAACGCTATAGACAAGACGGCTAATTTGATTACGGTATCCGCGATGATTGCTATGGCTTTAAATGATCAGGAGAAGGTTATTTCGGCTGTAGAAGCTACGAACAAAACGATTGAAGATCAGTTTAAAGAGAATGCGAGATTGCTGCGTACCACAACGGAGAAGACCAATGACCTATTATCCAAACCATCCATGTCTATTGAGTCCGTTAATCAGGCGATCGGAGACTTAATGTCTGCTCTTGATCTGTCTGAGCAGTCCAATCGCCGTATTATTGAGAGTTGTAATGACTATACAACCAAGATGACTGCATTGAACGCAGGTATGAGTGAGAGATTGGGACTGGAGGCTCCGAAGGCTGCAGCCATTCAAGGGAAAGGCCAGCCTGATGCCAATTCGTTAAGCTCTTATTTGGATTAA